From Pyrenophora tritici-repentis strain M4 chromosome 1, whole genome shotgun sequence, the proteins below share one genomic window:
- a CDS encoding MelB, Na+-melibiose symporter and related transporter yields MEAHDYNEEERRQLEAELHTEILPGTEVMADVGSHHFVKGAHQTVLVPQPSDDPNDPLNWSTGWKLACISSAAMVTFSQGFGPLALSPMFPAYIKQFNTDLAGAVQFTGVCILVLGFSNFIWVPISTSFGRRPVYLASQIINLGTSIWRARSNSYGSFMGACIVNGIGAGPAETIMPEVIADIFFLHDRGKWNTLYWVVYMGSLMVGPIVSGSMTETVGWRSFWWLNTGLLAVSFLMVVFMFPETRYRRALPDVGRPQEKSNSLDKKTRESSAENVQISDTEKETDGIKHVPTADSTLPNTTGLELSETAQRDPYLGRGSPGKWQWLPFQPNKNPFHSIFLDLWTPWKLFAFPIIEFAAFVTSWSCSSFLTINLTQTQVLAPPPYGFKPLSVGFTNFAILVGAFIGLFTAGPLSDWVSAKLTKRNGGIREPEMRLPAMIPYVIIMFIGNICVAVGYQNKWAWEAIVIVGFTCAGIQVAALPAMVGTYAVDSYKPVAGSLYVAITVNKNLWGYGLGKFITPWTEEAGFIKPIMTNATLCTVWCLFGVLFWWKGKTFRRWTKDSSVHRQNAL; encoded by the exons ATGGAGGCCCACGATTACAACGAAGAG GAGCGGCGGCAGCTTGAGGCCGAGCTGCATACTGAGATTCTTCCCGGTACAGAAGTCATGGCTGATGTGGGCTCACATCATTTCGTGAAAGGTGCACATCAAACCGTCCTCGTACCGCAACCTAGCGATGACCCCAATGATCCTCTCAACTGGAGCACTGGCTGGAAACTGGCTTGCATCAGCTCGGCAGCCATGGTCACATTTAGCCAGGGTTTCGGCCCTCTCGCTCTTTCGCCCATGTTTCCCGCCTATATCAAACAGTTCAATACCGACTTGGCTGGTGCAGTCCAGTTTACTGGTGTTTGCATCTTGGTACTTGGGTTTAGTAACTTTATCTG GGTTCCGATTAGTACCTCCTTTGGCCGACGTCCGGTATACCTCGCATCCCAGATCATCAACTTGGGTACATCGATATGGCGCGCTCGCTCAAACTCGTACGGGTCCTTCATGGGCGCGTGCATTGTCAACGGTATTGGTGCCGGTCCTGCAGAAACCATTATGCCCGAAGTCATCGCCGACATCTTCTTCCTGCATGACCGTGGCAAGTGGAATACTCTCTACTGGGTAGTCTACATGGGATCACTTATGGTAGGCCCTATCGTCTCTGGCTCCATGACCGAGACGGTTGGATGGCGCAGCTTTTGGTGGCTCAACACTGGTCTCTTGGCAGTGTCCTTCCTCATGGTCGTCTTCATGTTTCCCGAGACACGCTACAGGCGCGCATTGCCAGATGTCGGTCGCCCACAGGAAAAGTCAAACTCTCTTGATAAAAAGACTCGCGAATCATCGGCGGAAAACGTCCAAATCTCGGATACCGAAAAGGAAACCGATGGCATCAAGCATGTTCCTACAGCCGATTCGACACTTCCCAACACGACCGGTCTTGAATTGTCGGAAACTGCACAACGCGATCCCTACCTCGGCCGCGGCTCGCCTGGAAAATGGCAGTGGCTTCCCTTTCAGCCAAACAAGAATCCTTTCCACAGCATCTTTCTCGATCTCTGGACGCCATGGAAACTATTTGCATTCCCAATTATCGAATTTGCAGCCTTTGTCACTAGCTGGTCCTGTTCTTCCTTCCTCACAATCAACCTGACACAAACTCAAGTTCTCGCCCCACCGCCCTACGGCTTCAAGCCCCTCTCCGTCGGCTTCACAAACTTTGCCATCTTGGTCGGTGCCTTTATTGGTCTTTTCACCGCTGGTCCGCTCAGTGACTGGGTATCTGCGAAATTGACAAAGCGCAACGGTGGCATCCGAGAGCCTGAGATGCGATTGCCTGCCATGATTCCCTACGTCATCATCATGTTCATCGGAAACATTTGCGTGGCGGTGGGCTACCAGAACAAGTGGGCGTGGGAGGCTATCGTCATCGTGGGATTTACATGCGCGGGTATTCAAGTTGCTGCACTTCCCGCCATGGTTGGTACCTATGCTGTAGACTCGTACAAGCCCGTCGCTGGATCCTTGTACGTTGCCATTACCGTCAACAAGAATCTTTGGGGTTATGGCTTGGGTAAATTTATCACGCCGTGGACAGAGGAAGCCGG GTTCATCAAGCCGATCATGACAAACGCCACACTATGCACAGTTTGGTGTCTTTTCGGCGTGCTTTTCTGGTGGAAAGGTAAGACATTCCGCCGTTGGACAAAGGATAGCAGCGTTCATCGCCAGAACGCCTTGTAA